One part of the Terrimicrobium sacchariphilum genome encodes these proteins:
- a CDS encoding NAD-dependent epimerase/dehydratase family protein, with protein sequence MQYFQQRLIVTGGTGFLGSCFIRHALKKGHVIHALKRSSCSKIPEGTERASWFEASLKEPQIQPNWEARTLVHFAAHGVDAAQANWVDCFRVNVTESLLCWASAAAAGVSRFIICGSCFEYGKSGERYEYIPIDAPLEPTGPYAASKAAATMAAIAFGHDYKVEVAILRPAHVFGLGEGPGKFWPTLREAALSGRDFPMTKGEQVRDFVPVEAAAERFLQIANNPIRYMPPSLLNIGSGNPQTLREFAEHWWKVWNASGKLLVGAVPYRKNEVMRYVLQDTGVLPSEDCNA encoded by the coding sequence ATGCAGTATTTCCAACAGCGATTGATCGTCACGGGGGGCACTGGATTTCTGGGGTCTTGTTTCATTAGACATGCCCTTAAGAAAGGGCATGTCATCCATGCGCTGAAACGCTCTAGCTGTTCAAAAATTCCAGAAGGCACCGAAAGGGCTTCGTGGTTTGAAGCCTCTCTTAAAGAACCCCAAATTCAACCCAACTGGGAGGCCCGTACTCTTGTACACTTCGCCGCTCACGGGGTCGATGCAGCCCAAGCAAACTGGGTTGACTGCTTCCGAGTTAATGTAACTGAATCCCTGCTTTGCTGGGCATCCGCCGCTGCAGCGGGTGTCTCTCGCTTTATCATTTGTGGATCATGTTTCGAGTATGGAAAGAGCGGGGAACGTTACGAATATATACCCATCGATGCCCCGTTGGAACCGACTGGCCCGTATGCGGCATCAAAAGCAGCCGCGACCATGGCGGCAATTGCTTTTGGACACGATTACAAGGTTGAAGTCGCAATTCTGCGACCAGCACATGTCTTTGGACTCGGGGAAGGCCCCGGGAAGTTTTGGCCCACTTTGCGAGAAGCCGCTTTGTCCGGAAGGGATTTCCCGATGACTAAAGGAGAACAAGTCCGCGACTTTGTGCCAGTTGAAGCTGCTGCTGAACGTTTCCTACAAATTGCCAATAATCCCATCCGTTATATGCCCCCTAGCCTACTGAATATCGGCTCGGGAAATCCTCAAACATTGAGGGAGTTCGCGGAGCACTGGTGGAAAGTCTGGAATGCTTCAGGCAAGCTCTTAGTGGGAGCCGTACCGTACCGTAAGAATGAAGTTATGCGTTACGTTCTTCAAGATACTGGAGTCCTGCCCTCCGAGGATTGCAATGCGTAG
- a CDS encoding glycosyltransferase family 2 protein, which produces MSIIIPTYNRCDLLPRAIESALAQSIEDREVLVCDNASTDHTDDLRESYETRGVRWVRNGENLGLCGNLHTAVFNHCKGKYFVVLSDDDYLTDTAYLEDACTFLETNPDIGFVHANIVMEDVRSGTIHELDRNIPERMQGKDFFLSLGKSSFDFAYLMTVVARTEKAKTAGFFSESEIPHGDSLAWLTMSLTSNVGFLSRNVASYVLHDANAIFNPKINAWVKDIRFFEIAYARALSSQIFSEAELKEWRHRMRNSYCGKVIDMLTFAPSMREAIATLGILQREHQIAEDPRLWLRTAKAYIKRIFRR; this is translated from the coding sequence TTGTCCATCATCATTCCCACCTATAACAGGTGTGATCTGCTTCCCAGGGCCATCGAATCGGCCCTCGCCCAGAGCATTGAAGATCGGGAGGTTCTGGTCTGCGACAACGCATCTACGGATCACACAGATGATCTCCGAGAGTCCTACGAGACCCGTGGAGTTCGCTGGGTAAGAAATGGGGAAAACCTTGGCTTATGTGGAAACCTCCACACAGCGGTATTCAACCACTGCAAGGGCAAATACTTCGTCGTTCTTAGTGATGATGATTACCTGACCGACACGGCATATCTAGAAGATGCCTGCACATTTCTAGAAACAAACCCGGATATAGGATTCGTCCATGCAAACATCGTGATGGAGGATGTCCGTTCCGGAACGATCCATGAGCTTGATCGCAATATCCCCGAACGCATGCAAGGAAAAGACTTTTTCCTCTCTCTGGGAAAAAGTTCCTTTGATTTTGCCTATCTTATGACTGTTGTCGCCAGAACGGAGAAGGCCAAGACTGCAGGTTTTTTCTCCGAGTCCGAGATTCCACATGGAGACTCGCTCGCTTGGTTGACGATGTCCCTGACTTCAAATGTCGGCTTTCTGTCACGTAATGTTGCCAGCTACGTTCTTCACGATGCAAATGCGATCTTTAATCCAAAGATTAATGCATGGGTTAAGGACATACGCTTTTTTGAAATTGCTTATGCCCGAGCATTATCGTCGCAAATCTTCTCCGAGGCCGAATTGAAAGAGTGGCGACATCGCATGCGGAATTCCTACTGCGGCAAAGTCATCGACATGCTGACTTTCGCTCCATCGATGCGCGAAGCAATCGCAACACTAGGGATATTGCAACGAGAACACCAGATCGCAGAAGACCCCCGGCTCTGGTTGCGAACGGCCAAGGCTTACATTAAACGCATTTTCCGACGTTGA
- the rfbH gene encoding lipopolysaccharide biosynthesis protein RfbH translates to MPTSAEELKATILRLTREYSLLAHKANRPGEDTLRPEFVPGQSGIPYAARVFTEDEVEAAVSSTLDFWLTLGSEGAAFEEELARTLGAKYSLLVNSGSSANLVAFSALTTHKLPPHKRILPGDEVITVAAGFPTTVAPIVQNGAIPVFIDTNPVTGNADCSQLEAAFVPGKTKAVMMAHALGNPFDLGVVLEFCHRHDLWLVEDNCDALGCLYSMPVARARSLGLDHLLKIAEEGSHSLIRYEQYPGSEELVLTAPTGVWGDISTQSFYPPHHLTMGEGGAVNIIRRPALKTYAESFRDWGRDCWCPSGKDNTCNKRFSWQLGELPEGYDHKYIYSHLGYNLKPLDPQAAIGRVQLKRLPAFVEARKNNWQYLRAGLADLEEHIQFALPTHATAWNAAGSSPTHFSWDKSGSRTDCSWFGFKMTVRENAPFSRTDLARHLDEKKIGNRMLFGGNLVRQPAFVRLREQNPQAFRVIGDLAGSDRIMNRTLFIGTYPGLSSAQLDYEIKVISDFVKSRV, encoded by the coding sequence ATGCCCACCTCTGCCGAAGAGCTCAAAGCCACGATATTGCGCCTCACCCGGGAGTATTCCCTCCTCGCTCACAAAGCCAACCGCCCCGGGGAGGACACTCTGCGCCCGGAGTTCGTACCTGGCCAAAGCGGCATCCCGTACGCTGCTCGCGTCTTTACCGAGGATGAAGTCGAGGCCGCCGTCAGTTCCACCCTCGACTTCTGGTTGACGCTGGGTTCCGAGGGCGCGGCTTTCGAGGAGGAACTCGCGCGCACGCTGGGAGCAAAGTACTCTCTCCTGGTCAACTCGGGTTCCTCCGCAAACCTCGTCGCCTTCTCGGCGCTGACCACGCACAAACTCCCTCCCCACAAGCGCATCCTCCCCGGCGACGAAGTCATCACCGTCGCCGCCGGATTCCCGACGACAGTCGCACCCATCGTGCAAAATGGCGCGATACCCGTCTTTATCGACACCAATCCAGTCACCGGCAATGCCGACTGCAGCCAGCTCGAGGCAGCCTTTGTACCGGGGAAGACCAAGGCCGTCATGATGGCCCACGCTCTCGGCAACCCGTTCGATCTCGGCGTCGTACTCGAGTTTTGCCACCGTCACGACCTCTGGCTCGTTGAGGACAACTGCGACGCCCTCGGCTGCCTGTACTCCATGCCGGTGGCCCGCGCGCGCAGCCTCGGCCTCGACCATCTCCTCAAGATCGCCGAGGAGGGCAGCCATTCCCTCATCCGTTATGAACAATATCCCGGCAGCGAGGAGCTGGTATTGACCGCACCTACCGGCGTATGGGGCGATATCAGCACGCAGTCCTTTTATCCGCCCCATCATCTCACGATGGGCGAGGGCGGAGCGGTCAATATCATCCGGCGCCCGGCGCTCAAGACCTACGCGGAGAGCTTCCGCGACTGGGGCCGCGACTGCTGGTGTCCCTCCGGGAAGGACAATACCTGCAATAAGCGCTTCTCATGGCAATTGGGGGAACTCCCCGAGGGCTACGATCACAAGTACATCTATTCCCATCTCGGTTATAATCTCAAACCGCTCGATCCCCAGGCCGCCATCGGCCGCGTGCAGCTCAAGCGGCTCCCGGCCTTTGTCGAAGCTCGCAAAAACAACTGGCAATACCTTCGCGCCGGCCTGGCCGACCTTGAGGAGCACATCCAGTTTGCATTGCCCACCCACGCGACCGCCTGGAACGCAGCAGGAAGCTCCCCGACGCATTTCTCCTGGGACAAATCCGGCAGCCGCACCGATTGCTCCTGGTTCGGCTTCAAGATGACCGTCCGTGAGAATGCTCCGTTTTCCCGTACCGATCTCGCCCGTCATCTCGACGAGAAAAAAATCGGCAACCGCATGCTCTTCGGCGGCAACCTCGTTCGTCAACCCGCCTTCGTTCGTCTCCGCGAGCAAAACCCCCAGGCATTCCGGGTAATCGGCGACCTCGCTGGCTCAGACCGTATCATGAATCGAACGCTGTTTATCGGCACCTACCCCGGCCTTTCCTCCGCTCAACTCGATTATGAAATCAAGGTGATCTCTGATTTCGTCAAAAGTCGAGTTTAG
- the rfbG gene encoding CDP-glucose 4,6-dehydratase: MNTAFDIYKGKRVLVTGHTGFKGAWLTQWLLTLGAKVTGAALPPPTSPSLFNQLRLDADIEHRLGDIRDRDFVSQVVATSQPDFIFHLAAQPLVRLSYREPVETLSTNIMGTAHVLDAARQMEKNCAVVSITTDKCYENKEWVHSYREEDPVGGHDPYSASKGAAEIVIAAYRRSFFSHVENPVKLASARAGNVIGGGDWADDRIVPDSIRALARGEIIPVRNKISTRPWQHVLEPLSGYLTLGARLYQTPKNDASFSRYASAFNFGPPLSSNKTVADLVQEILRHWPGEWSDRSDQHAVHEATLLNLATDKAHHILHWQSRWDFPTTVRKTIEWYRDASSLSEPGDYQRLTISQIQDYAETATASF, translated from the coding sequence ACCGGCGCAGCCCTGCCTCCTCCGACATCACCCTCTCTCTTCAACCAGCTCCGTCTCGATGCCGATATCGAGCATCGCCTGGGAGATATCCGTGATCGCGACTTCGTCTCGCAGGTCGTCGCGACCTCCCAGCCCGATTTTATCTTTCACCTCGCCGCCCAGCCCCTGGTACGCCTCTCCTATCGCGAGCCGGTCGAGACATTGAGCACCAACATCATGGGGACCGCTCACGTACTCGACGCTGCCCGCCAGATGGAAAAGAACTGCGCAGTCGTCTCCATCACCACAGACAAGTGCTATGAAAACAAGGAATGGGTCCATAGCTACCGCGAGGAAGACCCTGTCGGCGGCCACGATCCCTATAGCGCGTCCAAAGGAGCCGCCGAGATCGTCATAGCCGCCTATCGGCGCTCCTTTTTCTCCCATGTGGAGAATCCCGTGAAACTTGCCTCGGCGAGAGCTGGCAATGTCATCGGCGGAGGCGACTGGGCCGATGACCGCATCGTTCCCGATTCCATTCGCGCCCTGGCCCGCGGAGAGATCATTCCCGTCCGGAACAAAATCTCCACCCGCCCCTGGCAACACGTGCTGGAGCCTCTCTCCGGCTATCTCACCCTCGGAGCCCGGCTGTACCAGACGCCGAAAAATGACGCCTCCTTTTCCCGATATGCCTCGGCCTTTAACTTTGGACCGCCGCTGAGCTCCAACAAGACCGTGGCAGACCTCGTGCAGGAGATCCTGCGGCATTGGCCCGGTGAGTGGTCGGACCGATCCGACCAACATGCCGTTCACGAAGCCACTCTCCTGAATCTCGCCACCGACAAGGCCCACCACATCCTGCACTGGCAATCCCGGTGGGACTTTCCCACCACCGTCCGCAAAACCATTGAATGGTACCGCGATGCCTCCTCGCTAAGCGAACCCGGGGACTATCAGCGCCTGACCATCTCTCAAATCCAGGATTACGCCGAGACAGCCACGGCCTCCTTCTAA